In Dissulfuribacter thermophilus, the sequence TCCCAGATCAATAATCTTGACGAACAGATAACTAGCGCAGAAGCACGACTTGAAAAAAAATATGAAATTCTTGCCAGACAATTTTTGGAACTAGATAGGTATATGAACAATATGCAGTCGATATCATCCTATCTTTCCCAACAATTTGAGGCATTTAACAATGCTCTAAAAAATAAATAGTAAGGGGGATTTTAATGTACAATAAAGCAATATTGAACTATAAACGAACTCAAATTGTTACCAATCATAGTCCTGAACAGTTGATACTGCTACTTTATGAAGGAGCTGTTCAAGCCCTGAAAAAGGCCAGAGAAGGGGTAGAGGAGCAAGATGTCAGAAAAAGAGGAGAGGGATTGGGAAAGGCCATTTCTATTATTGGTGAGCTGAACGCCTCTCTTGATATGGAGGCAGGTGGAGAAACAGCTGCTTTCTTGAGGGGACTTTACTTGAGTATACTAACAGAACTTCCAAAGGTTAATCTGACCAATGATCTTCGAACATTAGATATTGCTATTGGATATATAGAAGAATTAAAAAAATTGTGGAAAGAACGGGTTATGAATAAAGAAGATAGTTCTAGTGAAATTGTACCTGTTTCAGAACAGTCTCACAAAAAAAGAAACAGTGTATCTATTTCTATTTAATATTGGTATATTAAATAAGGATATTAATATGTATAATACAAAAAAGGTGATTGAATTAATGGAAAAGGCATTCAGCAACTATGAAGATATGCAGCAAAAACATTTTCTTTTGGCTCAATCTGCCCTTGAACTCCTAGAACATGGAAAATTTAATATAGCTGACCTTACAGGAATTGATTATGAAAGACAACATTCTTTTAATCTGTTAAAAAAATCCATTGATACTATCCAGCAGTTAGCTATTGATGGAAATTTAAGGGAACCACTTGAACTATATTCTCAAAAACTCTCATTAATAATTGAAAGAGAACGAATTCTTCAACAGTTAATGCAGAAATTAAAAAACAAATTAGAAGAACGTTTGGATGTATTAAGGGTAGGAAAAAAAGGATTAGCAGGCTATAGAAAATTGATAGAAAATAAGCAGTTAAAATATTTGGATAGATCATTATGATGGAGCTTAATGTTGTAAAAAATTTAATATATACAAATCAGCAGTCCACTAAGGCTGAAAATACGCCTTTGTCTAATACGCAAACAACAGAAAGGGATACCTCTAAATCCTCTTCGGTAGGCCATTTGCGTGATGATACTCTGGAAAAGCTGGCACAAATGCTAAGTGAGCTTGTAGATCAAAAGGAAATCGAGTTCCATTACGACAAGAAGGCCGGAACACTGGTAGTAAAAATAGTTGATCCGCGTTCTGGTGAGATAGTTAGAAGCATACCACCCGAATACTTACTGGATATGGCTCGTATAGACAAGTTAGAGCTGAATGGGATCATAATAAATAAAAAGATATAGAATGTACCATTTCTAGCTGCGTAGAGGCCGTAACATCCACCATTCCAAAGGCGTTCCCTGTTTGATGTCTGTGTTTGATTTGAGGCCTAGGACCTTATTGAAGAAACGAGATGGTATCCCTTTTTCAGGTCTTAGTGGAATAATGTCTCCGGCGTTAAGAGTTTGACCGGCTTTTATATCTCTTCTTGCATAAAGCCCTCTGCGAACAACACGCTTGATCTCTGCTTCCGCATCAGAAATACATTTTAAGCCGTTTCCGAGGGCAACTTCCACTTCCTTTACAGCCTTAATCAACATTTTTAGCTCTACTGGATCAACTGAGGCATTGTGGTCAGGTCCTTTAAGCTTTTTGTCTAAGGTAAAGTGCTTTTCGATTACAGTGGCACCTATAGCAACAGCAGCAATTGCCATGTTGATCCCAATGGAATGGTCTGAAAATCCAATGGATGTTTTAAAAAGTGTTTTTAACGTATGTATTACGTTTAAATTCACAAGTTCAGGTGGAGTTGGGTAAATGCTGACGCAATGTAGGAGTGTTATGTAGTCTAAAGGAAGGTGTTGAGCTAACAACCAAAAGGCATCTTCTATCTCTCCCAAACTAGCCATTCCTGTAGACAAGATCACAGGTTTCCCTTTCTTAGCTACTAATTCGAGTAGAGGAAAATTTGTAATGTCACCAGATCCTATTTTGAACCTTGAAACAAGTGGACTAAGAAACTCTACGCTCTCAAGGTCAAAAGGGGTGGCCAGAAACTCAATTCCAATATTCTCACAGTGTTTTTTAAGACAGAGTATTTCTTCTTTTTTAAGTTCAAGAGCCTTTAACATTGAATACTGCTCGGTCTCACCAGTCTTTTCCTTTTGATATTGAGCAGTAGGGGCATCTCTAGAAACCAAGGCTTCAGTATTAAATACCTGAAACTTGATACAGTCCGCCCCTGCAGACTTGGCTTCGTCTATCATTTTGTGGGCAATCTCCACAGAACCGTTGTGGTTAACACCTGCTTCGGCAATGATAAAAACTTTGTTTGAATTTTCCATAGATAGCGCTCAGTTCTGATAAAAGAGTGTGAAGTTTATTGTTAGTGGTAACAGGAGTAAAAGTCAATATATATGGTTATTATTATGTGCCAATTTTGGTCATCTTATGATTTTGTTATTCAGTACAGGAGATTTTAAACTGAAAACTTAGTTAGTTTATTAATATTTATCACTGATGTAAAATTAGTAACCAGCCAGATCTTGTACCAACTTGAGAAATACTTGAAGTATGAAAAAATCAATGTCGGTATCGTCTGTAGTCACCTTAGGGTTATAAGACCATAATTATTTTTTTACGTTTTTTTAAAAATCGCCAGTGCTCAGCTCAAATCGCTGTCTCACATGATAGTCAGCTTGTTACTCTTGATTCAAATCGGAACCATAAGGGGACAAATAGATTATCTCTAACTTATCTTTTAGTGATGCCATAGCTCCTTTACCATCTTGGAATAGTGAAATCTGTGAATAATTAAATTAAAACATGTTTGGGATAAATCAAATTTTTTGAGCTATTAACAAAAAAGTGTAACTGTGAAATTGAAATGGCGTTTAACCCTATGCCCAGCTGCATATAAAGCAGCAAGCTTAATATTTGAAAAGTCGATTTGAAGGTTGGAGTTGAAATAAATCTTTTTCTCTTTATTATTAGCTTACAATGCTTTTGCTAATATAAAGCTATTTTTAGCTCCAAAAGAGACCTACGAATTTTCGGCCAGTATTGGTTGAATTGGTTTCAGGCGTGTGATGTTTTATTTTTTACCATAATGATATGTTAGAAAGGGAGGCATTGAATGGAAGAAAAAAAAATCCCTGGAATAGTACCTCAGAAGGATGGTTCGTATATGATATCATTTGAACTACCCAATGGCGCATGTTTGAGTCCAGAGGCCCTTGAACTCCTTGCCCAGATAGGCCGCGAACACAATTGCCTAATTCACGTTACCACCGCCCAGAAGATCATGCTCTTAGGTATGGATTTTGACCAGGCCAAGGATGTTCTTGAACGACTGGACGCAGCTGGCCTCTCTGTTAGGAAGGCAAGGGATCTGTCCCAACCCAGAGTGTGCGTTGGTAAACCCTATTGTAAGCTAGCACTCAAGGATACTTTTGCTTTGTCAAAATATCTTTATGACAGGCTTTCACGGAAACCCGTTGCTCCAAAGCTTAAGGTGGCTGTCTCTGGCTGTCCTGCATGTTGTTCCTGGGCGAATATGGTGGATGTGGGGTTTGTAGGTGTAAGGAGCGGTTGGAAGGTGTTTATTGGAGGTCATGGTGGGGCAAGGCCAAAGCTCGGAGAAGAGATGGGAAAGGTTGAAACCCACGAGGAGGCAGCGGCACTTCTTGAACGCATTGCTGAGCTCTTCACTTCAGAGGTAAAGAAAAAGGCAAGGCTCGAGCACATAATTAAGAGGATAGGGCTTGAGACCTTCAAAGAAAAAGTGGGCCTTTAGTCCATATCTTGAGATTCGAAAGTTTTTTGCTGTTAAATGGTAAAAGTCTCAAGCCATGCTTTAGGGTAGCTTACATCCTAATATGGCCTCAGGTCTTGTAGGGGGTTAAGCGTGTTTTGCTCCCTGAATTATTAGGAGATGCAAAACAAAAGAACTTGGCCTGGGGCTATTCTATGAAATTTTTTTCGTCACCAATAACAGATTGAGGTGTTCACTTACATTAAGGGTGAAGTCTTTGTTGGACTTTGATCTACTGACCACATGTCCTCTAAAGGGAACATGTGGCTCAGGGGCGTTCCTTAGAAAGAACAATCATCCAGGAAGTTTTCCATTGGGAAAAGAGGGAAATTTATTTTTTGAGTTAAGGTTCACATTATATTATCGAGGGCTTTAATTAATTCTACCATATTGTTTTTAAATGAATTTTATAAAAAGGCCTTTTCACCATAGCCTCTTCAAATGGCATTTTATGCCTCACGTTTTTCATTGTTTTTAGCTCAAGTGATTTTTGCCTCAAAAAACTTGGCATTTTTCTTGCTTAGTCATTGGCAAATGATGCGGCTCGCAATATTACCGAATATGCGAAGCCTAGGGGAATCGACGCTAATATAGTGTTCCAACTCCCTGGAAATAAAGCAAATTTTGTAATATTGCGAGTCGCATACGGCTTTAGGCATTAGTTAAACAAATTAAGAAAGGGGGTGAATAATAGTTAGATCTATGAGGTGAATCGATGGATCGAACATTATTTAATAAGGTGAGATGTTTTTAAAAAACAAAATATTAAAAAATAAAATTTGGAGGGATTGAAATGGCACAGGACGCCGAAGTAAGTAGATCGCAAAGTGCGATAAGTGAGGGGCAAAAATCTTTTATACAAGAAGTTGTAGACAGTATTCCGGGAGCTATCTTGGTCATCGCTGTGGCTGTGGCAGCATATGTCATAGCTCCATATCTTCGCCAATATCCACTTTTTAAGACCTATCTTGAATTAAAGGATTTTATCCTTGCGATTTTATTTGGAATTATTATCAAGAATACCGTTGGGGTGGCTAGAGTATTTGAGCCTGGTCTAAGGTTTTCAACCATTCTTACTAAGACAGGTATCGTCATCATGGGAGCAAAATACTCCATGATGGGTCTAGTCAAGGTCGGTGGACCAGCTCTTTTGTATATCGGAATCTTTCTCTTTGGTACTGCTATTATCATGATGTGGGTTGGAACCAAGCTTAAGGTTCCCACTCCTCTAGCAGCCTGTCTTGCATCAGGTCTATCAGTCTGTGGAGTTTCTGCCACCATCGCTATTGCCCCAGCAGTACGGGCAAAAAACCAGGATATGGCCTATTCCATCGCTGTGGTACTTATGTTCGGTCTGTTGGCATTGCTGGTATTCCCACCGATTGGAAAAATGTTGCATCTGACAGATACTCAGTATGGAGCATTTTGCGGTGTTGGAATAGTTAACTCAGCACAGGTGTTGGCTGCTGGTTTTGGGTATAGTGAAGGTGCTGGTCTTATCGCAGGAATTTACAACATCGGAAGAGTTATCTTCCTGCCTTTTGTTGTCCTTATGCTTGCAATTATGGCAGCCAGTAGAGAGGCTTCCAGTGGTGGACAGTCAGTAGAAATCAACAAGTTCAAACTGATCATCGACAAATTCCCAATTTTCGTCCTTGGCTTCCTCTTGGTTGTCTTTTTGAATACTATGGGGCTTTTCACCAAACCAGAGGTCCATCAGGCCAAGATCTTTATGAACTGGGCATTCCTCCTCGGTTTTGCAAGTATTGGACTTACCACCAGGCTCGCTGACCTTAAGGCAGCTGGATTGTCCGGTTTCTTCCTTGGCTTCTTAGTCGCTGGCTTAAAGGCAGCACTGGCACTTGTAGTAGTCCTGACCTTTATGAAGTAAATAGATATTTGGGGTGTTAAATAACAAAATAACAAAAAGGAGGTAGGATACATGGCTCTGTCAAAATCTAGGAAACAAGATTTGGCTGTTATAATTTTGGGTGTAGGAATGGTAATCCTTGCAGCCCTTATTAAGTAACAATTGTTATTGGAGTTGAAGTCAGTGAGTGGGGGATAGAGAAATCTTCCCCCACTTCAATTTTTTAACAACTAGATTCAACATGGACTTGATAATCCCAGTTGGCCTAAAAACGTATTGTTAGCGAGGAAGAAGTCTTTGTCGTTTATGTTTAAAAAAATACTTTTAGCAACAAATGGTTCTGAATCTTCGAAAAAGGCAGAAGACTATGCACTCTATCTCGTAAAGAGAGAGGGAGCAGAGCTTACGGTTGTGCACGTT encodes:
- a CDS encoding flagellar protein FlaG, yielding MMELNVVKNLIYTNQQSTKAENTPLSNTQTTERDTSKSSSVGHLRDDTLEKLAQMLSELVDQKEIEFHYDKKAGTLVVKIVDPRSGEIVRSIPPEYLLDMARIDKLELNGIIINKKI
- the fliS gene encoding flagellar export chaperone FliS; its protein translation is MYNKAILNYKRTQIVTNHSPEQLILLLYEGAVQALKKAREGVEEQDVRKRGEGLGKAISIIGELNASLDMEAGGETAAFLRGLYLSILTELPKVNLTNDLRTLDIAIGYIEELKKLWKERVMNKEDSSSEIVPVSEQSHKKRNSVSISI
- the neuB gene encoding N-acetylneuraminate synthase, producing MENSNKVFIIAEAGVNHNGSVEIAHKMIDEAKSAGADCIKFQVFNTEALVSRDAPTAQYQKEKTGETEQYSMLKALELKKEEILCLKKHCENIGIEFLATPFDLESVEFLSPLVSRFKIGSGDITNFPLLELVAKKGKPVILSTGMASLGEIEDAFWLLAQHLPLDYITLLHCVSIYPTPPELVNLNVIHTLKTLFKTSIGFSDHSIGINMAIAAVAIGATVIEKHFTLDKKLKGPDHNASVDPVELKMLIKAVKEVEVALGNGLKCISDAEAEIKRVVRRGLYARRDIKAGQTLNAGDIIPLRPEKGIPSRFFNKVLGLKSNTDIKQGTPLEWWMLRPLRS
- a CDS encoding YeiH family protein gives rise to the protein MAQDAEVSRSQSAISEGQKSFIQEVVDSIPGAILVIAVAVAAYVIAPYLRQYPLFKTYLELKDFILAILFGIIIKNTVGVARVFEPGLRFSTILTKTGIVIMGAKYSMMGLVKVGGPALLYIGIFLFGTAIIMMWVGTKLKVPTPLAACLASGLSVCGVSATIAIAPAVRAKNQDMAYSIAVVLMFGLLALLVFPPIGKMLHLTDTQYGAFCGVGIVNSAQVLAAGFGYSEGAGLIAGIYNIGRVIFLPFVVLMLAIMAASREASSGGQSVEINKFKLIIDKFPIFVLGFLLVVFLNTMGLFTKPEVHQAKIFMNWAFLLGFASIGLTTRLADLKAAGLSGFFLGFLVAGLKAALALVVVLTFMK